CGATGCGGAACCAGGGGGCGTTGACCAGCCCTGCCACTTCACTGCCGACGAAGGCGGCGAAGGCATGGTTGACGATCGTCGCGCAGAAGATGCCGGCGAGGATCTGCCAGGGCGCGCGCAGTTTGGCGGCCAGAACGATCGCCAGCAGCATGGTCTTGTCGCCGATCTCGGCAAAAGCGACCACAGCGGTGGAAGTGAGCAGGGCTTCGAGCAAGTTAGATCTCCGGGCCGGGCGATGGACAAGACAACGACATCGCGGATCCCGCCCAGCCAGGCGGAGCCGCAATGCCATTGGTCTCGCCTGAACGGTGTCCCGTCCTCCCTGCGCCATGGCCTCTCGACCAAGTATGTTGACGCAGGGTTCCGTCTTGCGACGGCTGGCTACTCCCCAGATGACGCCTGGCAGTTAGGTGACGCGCGCCCAGAAAGCAAGGTCATTCGCGTGCCAGAAACAGCACGTCGCGGGGCAGCGAGAGCAGGTGCTGGCCCGAATCGACGAACAGCGTCTCGCCGCTCGCCAGCCAGCCCTCGGCTAGGAACAGCGCGGCGTCGGCCAGTTCCTGCGGATCGGTCAGCCGTTCGAGCAGGTTCATCCGGCCGCTTTTCAGGTGCTCTTCGGGAAGCTGGTCGAAGCTCGGCAGCATGGCGCCGGGGGCGAGGCCGTAGATGCGGTCGGCGGTGCTTTCCTGCGCCATCGCCATCATCCGCACGGTCGCGTCGAAGGCATGCTTGGCCATCGTGTAGGAGAAGAAATCGGGGTTGGGATTGGCGATCTTCATGTCGGTAACATCGATCACTCGGCGCCCGCCCTTGGCCTTGGCCCCGGCGAGGAACACCTGGGCCATGCGCGCCGGCGTCGCGGCGTTGACTGTGACCGCTTCCTCGAACACCGCGGGATCGAGCCGGCGCACCGTGTCCTCGTGAAACACCGCGGCGCAGTTGACCAGCACGCGCCAGTCGTCGAGCCGCGCGGTCAGCACCTCGATCATCGCGGCAGAAGCCTCGATATCGCCGAGATCGCACTGCACGACTTCGGCCGTGGGCAGTTCGGCCGCGAGCGCTTCGGCCTCGTCGTGCGAATCCTTGTGGTGGATCACCACGTGCCAGCCGGCGAGGCCGAAGCTTCGCGCGATCGTGGCGCCGATGCGCCGGGCACCGCCGGTGACTAGAACGGATGGAAGCATCGGCTTACCGAAGCATAGAACGTGCTGGCGGGAAACCGGAAAACGGCTCCGGCGCATGATGCACCGGAGCCGTGTGG
The window above is part of the Novosphingobium sp. G106 genome. Proteins encoded here:
- a CDS encoding SDR family oxidoreductase is translated as MLPSVLVTGGARRIGATIARSFGLAGWHVVIHHKDSHDEAEALAAELPTAEVVQCDLGDIEASAAMIEVLTARLDDWRVLVNCAAVFHEDTVRRLDPAVFEEAVTVNAATPARMAQVFLAGAKAKGGRRVIDVTDMKIANPNPDFFSYTMAKHAFDATVRMMAMAQESTADRIYGLAPGAMLPSFDQLPEEHLKSGRMNLLERLTDPQELADAALFLAEGWLASGETLFVDSGQHLLSLPRDVLFLARE